The Belonocnema kinseyi isolate 2016_QV_RU_SX_M_011 chromosome 10, B_treatae_v1, whole genome shotgun sequence genome has a window encoding:
- the LOC117181814 gene encoding protein regulator of cytokinesis 1-like isoform X2, whose translation MTEYTNGEEIMQIATVESISSTVRSNLKRLYDIWKEMGLSDTTRSAYCQEVHKHITELMCEMVTELEEKKTTLLQGVHHLMELANTLVKELQMDDIPGKNPDYEHLPLIEVQEKLGAQVHELQMIKDRRLKYLKELRSREEVLCKKLGTKPIGLNAEMPSQEELNHFQDYLEIQEREKLRLETLFNDYQRSVKKLMEELDITPSLDFERLVCQNYENFVFTSENMTKLKEMRDDLKLQVEDAKQQAEEKRDELRAIWSYLDEPEIFCEKFIREHQGHSVTTLKALSAEIKRCKDKRSENIGKYVAKVRDDLEELWELCKFSETQKRSFMPFYSKTYTEDLLTLHELEAEKLRKFYKTNKKIFDLLEERETLWEKMKELDQRANDPDRFHNRGGQLLAEEKERTNTTKKLPKIEKQLLHASEEFQADHGEVFTINGVTMYDFLEFSKAEYEKEKENMKIARQAKDKSAKKTPLSTSKRTPIGMSMRVRTPGTAGAKRKLPYDSSPNSTVTKRRNVSGEKNRTAVISSKARRSGRISKKALNLSKSNTPRSGKKLKSKVTGSKVNLSISSYGKFQEHLEERNELRSSMLPDQVLENACERGNMKTPVRTPAKPLRKNLLPVPTSGTPRPASSSRVTPRSPRVMHTPRLAPMPNNTHFIF comes from the exons ATGACTGAATACACAAATGG GGAAGAAATTATGCAAATAGCAACGGTGGAGAGTATTTCCAGCACTGTTCGCAGTAACCTGAAACGATTATACGACATATGGAAAGAAATGGGTCTAAGCGATACCACCAGGTCTGCATATTGTCAGGAGGTCCACAAGCACATTACA gAATTAATGTGCGAGATGGTTACTGAATTAGAAGAGAAAAAAACTACTCTCCTTCAAGGTGTCCATCACTTGATGGAACTAGCAAATACTCTGGTTAAG GAGTTACAAATGGATGATATTCCTGGAAAAAATCCTGATTATGAACACCTCCCTCTAATCGAAGTACAAGAGAAACTTGGGGCACAAGTACACGAACTGCAGATGATTAAGGATCGACgtttgaaatacttaaaagaaCTTAGATCACGg GAAGAAGTTCTTTGCAAGAAACTTGGCACAAAGCCTATTGGTCTGAACGCTGAAATGCCTTCACAGGAAGAACTCAATCATTTCCAGGACTACTTGGAAATTCAGGAACGTGAAAAG CTTCGTTTGGAGACACTCTTCAATGATTAtcaaagatccgttaaaaaattaatggaagAATTGGATATTACTCCATCTTTGGACTTTGAACGGCTAGTGTgccaaaactatgaaaatttcgTATTCACGAGCGAAAATatgacaaaattaaaagaaatgagagACGATCTGAAGCTCCAGGTCGAAGATGCGAAACAACAGGCTGAAGAGAAACGAGATGAGTTAAGGGCAATTTGGAGTTATCTCGATGAAcctgaaattttttgtgaaaaattcatccgtGAACATCAGGGCCATAGTGTGACAACCCTAAAAGcc TTGAGCGCAGAAATCAAACGTTGCAAGGATAAGAGAAGCGAAAACATAGGAAAGTACGTGGCGAAAGTCCGAGACGATCTTGAGGAACTTTGGGAATTATGCAAGTTCAGCGAAACTCAAAAAAGATCCTTTATGCCTTTCTATTCGAAAACTTACACGGAAGATCTGCTTACTCTGCACGAATTAGAAGCGGAAAAGCTCCGCAAGTTCTACAAAACAAACAA GAAGATTTTCGATCTTCTTGAAGAGAGAGAAACTCTTTGGGAGAAAATGAAAGAACTGGATCAAAGGGCCAACGATCCTGATCGTTTTCACAACCGTGGTGGTCAGTTATTGGCTGAAGAGAAGGAGAGAACAAACACAACAAAG aagctACCGAAGATAGAAAAGCAGTTGCTGCATGCGTCAGAAGAGTTTCAAGCTGATCATGGAGAAGTATTTACCATCAACGGTGTAACAATGTATGACTTTTTGGAATTCAGCAAGGCGGAGTACGAGAAAGAGAAGGAAAACATGAAAATAGCGAGA CAGGCAAAAGACAAGTCCGCAAAGAAAACCCCTCTTAGTACCTCGAAAAGAACTCCAATTGGAATGAGCATGAGGGTGAGGACACCGGGCACTGCAGGGGCTAAACGAAAACTACCTTACGATTCGTCCCCGAACAGCACCGTGACAAAACGACGCAACGTAAGCGGGGAAAAGAATCGAACGGCAGTGATCAGTTCCAAAGCCAGACGCAGTGGAAGA ATATCCAAAAAGGCCTTGAATCTGAGCAAATCAAACACACCGAGATCGGGGAAAAAGCTGAAATCCAAGGTGACAGGCAGTAAAGTAAATCTCAGCATTTCTTCCTACGGTAAATTCCAAGAGCACTTGGAGGAAAGAAACGAACTGCGAAGTTCCATGCTGCCGGACCAGGTACTCGAAAATGCTTGTGAAAGAGGGAATATGAAAACTCCCGTTCGAACCCCGGCGAAACCTTTGAGAAAGAACTTGCTTCCTGTACCTACTTCAGGTACTCCCAGGCCTGCATCTTCTTCACGAGTCACTCCAAGAAGTCCGAGAGTTATGCATACGCCGCGTTTGGCACCCATGCCAAACAATACGcactttattttctaa
- the LOC117181814 gene encoding protein regulator of cytokinesis 1-like isoform X1, with protein sequence MTEYTNGEEIMQIATVESISSTVRSNLKRLYDIWKEMGLSDTTRSAYCQEVHKHITELMCEMVTELEEKKTTLLQGVHHLMELANTLVKELQMDDIPGKNPDYEHLPLIEVQEKLGAQVHELQMIKDRRLKYLKELRSREEVLCKKLGTKPIGLNAEMPSQEELNHFQDYLEIQEREKLRLETLFNDYQRSVKKLMEELDITPSLDFERLVCQNYENFVFTSENMTKLKEMRDDLKLQVEDAKQQAEEKRDELRAIWSYLDEPEIFCEKFIREHQGHSVTTLKALSAEIKRCKDKRSENIGKYVAKVRDDLEELWELCKFSETQKRSFMPFYSKTYTEDLLTLHELEAEKLRKFYKTNKKIFDLLEERETLWEKMKELDQRANDPDRFHNRGGQLLAEEKERTNTTKKLPKIEKQLLHASEEFQADHGEVFTINGVTMYDFLEFSKAEYEKEKENMKIARKQAKDKSAKKTPLSTSKRTPIGMSMRVRTPGTAGAKRKLPYDSSPNSTVTKRRNVSGEKNRTAVISSKARRSGRISKKALNLSKSNTPRSGKKLKSKVTGSKVNLSISSYGKFQEHLEERNELRSSMLPDQVLENACERGNMKTPVRTPAKPLRKNLLPVPTSGTPRPASSSRVTPRSPRVMHTPRLAPMPNNTHFIF encoded by the exons ATGACTGAATACACAAATGG GGAAGAAATTATGCAAATAGCAACGGTGGAGAGTATTTCCAGCACTGTTCGCAGTAACCTGAAACGATTATACGACATATGGAAAGAAATGGGTCTAAGCGATACCACCAGGTCTGCATATTGTCAGGAGGTCCACAAGCACATTACA gAATTAATGTGCGAGATGGTTACTGAATTAGAAGAGAAAAAAACTACTCTCCTTCAAGGTGTCCATCACTTGATGGAACTAGCAAATACTCTGGTTAAG GAGTTACAAATGGATGATATTCCTGGAAAAAATCCTGATTATGAACACCTCCCTCTAATCGAAGTACAAGAGAAACTTGGGGCACAAGTACACGAACTGCAGATGATTAAGGATCGACgtttgaaatacttaaaagaaCTTAGATCACGg GAAGAAGTTCTTTGCAAGAAACTTGGCACAAAGCCTATTGGTCTGAACGCTGAAATGCCTTCACAGGAAGAACTCAATCATTTCCAGGACTACTTGGAAATTCAGGAACGTGAAAAG CTTCGTTTGGAGACACTCTTCAATGATTAtcaaagatccgttaaaaaattaatggaagAATTGGATATTACTCCATCTTTGGACTTTGAACGGCTAGTGTgccaaaactatgaaaatttcgTATTCACGAGCGAAAATatgacaaaattaaaagaaatgagagACGATCTGAAGCTCCAGGTCGAAGATGCGAAACAACAGGCTGAAGAGAAACGAGATGAGTTAAGGGCAATTTGGAGTTATCTCGATGAAcctgaaattttttgtgaaaaattcatccgtGAACATCAGGGCCATAGTGTGACAACCCTAAAAGcc TTGAGCGCAGAAATCAAACGTTGCAAGGATAAGAGAAGCGAAAACATAGGAAAGTACGTGGCGAAAGTCCGAGACGATCTTGAGGAACTTTGGGAATTATGCAAGTTCAGCGAAACTCAAAAAAGATCCTTTATGCCTTTCTATTCGAAAACTTACACGGAAGATCTGCTTACTCTGCACGAATTAGAAGCGGAAAAGCTCCGCAAGTTCTACAAAACAAACAA GAAGATTTTCGATCTTCTTGAAGAGAGAGAAACTCTTTGGGAGAAAATGAAAGAACTGGATCAAAGGGCCAACGATCCTGATCGTTTTCACAACCGTGGTGGTCAGTTATTGGCTGAAGAGAAGGAGAGAACAAACACAACAAAG aagctACCGAAGATAGAAAAGCAGTTGCTGCATGCGTCAGAAGAGTTTCAAGCTGATCATGGAGAAGTATTTACCATCAACGGTGTAACAATGTATGACTTTTTGGAATTCAGCAAGGCGGAGTACGAGAAAGAGAAGGAAAACATGAAAATAGCGAGA AAGCAGGCAAAAGACAAGTCCGCAAAGAAAACCCCTCTTAGTACCTCGAAAAGAACTCCAATTGGAATGAGCATGAGGGTGAGGACACCGGGCACTGCAGGGGCTAAACGAAAACTACCTTACGATTCGTCCCCGAACAGCACCGTGACAAAACGACGCAACGTAAGCGGGGAAAAGAATCGAACGGCAGTGATCAGTTCCAAAGCCAGACGCAGTGGAAGA ATATCCAAAAAGGCCTTGAATCTGAGCAAATCAAACACACCGAGATCGGGGAAAAAGCTGAAATCCAAGGTGACAGGCAGTAAAGTAAATCTCAGCATTTCTTCCTACGGTAAATTCCAAGAGCACTTGGAGGAAAGAAACGAACTGCGAAGTTCCATGCTGCCGGACCAGGTACTCGAAAATGCTTGTGAAAGAGGGAATATGAAAACTCCCGTTCGAACCCCGGCGAAACCTTTGAGAAAGAACTTGCTTCCTGTACCTACTTCAGGTACTCCCAGGCCTGCATCTTCTTCACGAGTCACTCCAAGAAGTCCGAGAGTTATGCATACGCCGCGTTTGGCACCCATGCCAAACAATACGcactttattttctaa